In the Ancylobacter polymorphus genome, AAGCCGTCGTCACCCGGACGAAGCCGCCCTCCCCGGCCGGCGCCACGGAAGGCGGCGCCATGCGCCTCGACCATCAATAGCGGCACCGGCAGCGCCCAGCGCAGGCGCAGCGCCAACGCCTGATCGGCCAGCCACCAGCCGAGCAGTCCGGCGCTCGGCGCCACTGTGGCGACGGCACGCAGCACCGCCGCGGCAACAAGCGGCGCCGCCCGCCCCTCACTGAGGTGACGGTCGATCTCTTCCGGCAGAGCGGCCAGCTGCGGGCTCCAGCCGAGGCCGAGCAGGCCGCAGGTCGATTGAAGGATCGTCGCATCGATCGTCGCGGAGCGCTCGGCGAGGCGCCGCCAAGCGGCCAGCAGCCGGCCGGCGGGACCGGGATCACCATCGGCGGGACGCAGCATCCAGGCGTCGCGCAGGGCGGCTTCGTCCTCGGCACGACCGGCGTGGCGCGCCGCGGCGGCGGCACAGGTGAGCGCCAGCCGGGCGCGCCAGGCGCCAGCCCAGGGCGGGTCGGTGCGCACCAGATTGTCGAGTGAATTCAACGCCGCGCCGGCGAGGAAGGCCGCCTCCGCCGGATGGGCGACCGGGCCGCGCGGCAGCGCCCAACCGGGGATGGTTGGCACGGCTATGGGGACCGAAGGGGGCGGAATCAGCGCGGCATCCATGGCAGAAGCCTATCTGGCCCTGTCGGCTCGAAGCTGGGATTTTGGCCAAGTTGAAGAACGAACCTAGAACGCCAGTTATCGGCAGGGCAATCTGCATGCGACCATGGGGTCGCTTGGTCTTGTGTCCGCAAGAGGATCGGTCAACGGACACGCTTTCCGCTCCATCTCGAAAAGCCGAAAACCCTTGCTGCGCCTGATAAGCGTTTGTCTCATATGAATGGTACTATATTTCTTGCATTGAAGGAGCCCCTTACGTTACAGATTCGGGCATGATGAACGCTCTCATCGGCTACGCCCGCTGCTCGACCGATAAGCAGGACCTCGCGGCACAGAAAGACGCCTTGCTGAAGCTCGGCGTGGCTGCTGATCGCATTTACACCGATCGCGGCTTTACCGGCACAAACCGGGCCAGGCCGGGCCTGGATCAGGCGCTCGCGGCGGTGCGCAGCGGCGACACACTGGTGGTGCCCAAGCTCGACCGGCTTGCCCGCTCCGTGCCGGACGCCCGAGCAATAGGGGATGAACTTTCAGGTCGGGGAGTCAAATTGCAGATCGGGGGGAGCGTCCATGATCCAACCGATCCGATGGGCAAGCTGTTTTTCAACATCCTCGCCACCTTTGCTGAATTCGAGGCCGACCTCATCAAAATGCGAACGCGCGAGGGCATGGCGGTCGCGCGCGCCAAGGGAAAGCTGCGGGGCAAAAAGCCGAAGCTTTCCGATCGTCAGCAGAAGGAGTTACGCCGCATGTACGACACTGGCGACTATTCGATCAGCGACCTTGCCGAGGTTTTCTCGATCTCACGACCGACTGTGTATCGGACGCTCATGCGTCATGCTTCGGCGAATGGGGTTCGTGATCAGGCGCAGTGCTAAGCTGGATGATTGGGCTTCGTTACTTTCGAGCCCGTTCTGAGTCCATCCCTGCGTCT is a window encoding:
- a CDS encoding DUF1403 family protein, translating into MDAALIPPPSVPIAVPTIPGWALPRGPVAHPAEAAFLAGAALNSLDNLVRTDPPWAGAWRARLALTCAAAAARHAGRAEDEAALRDAWMLRPADGDPGPAGRLLAAWRRLAERSATIDATILQSTCGLLGLGWSPQLAALPEEIDRHLSEGRAAPLVAAAVLRAVATVAPSAGLLGWWLADQALALRLRWALPVPLLMVEAHGAAFRGAGRGGRLRPGDDGFEAALCLAMAQASARALRYAAEIAPRAARLQAVAPKLRAKGAGEAIALLLDDDAVPGTLATPKLSRWGARRLFERLEVLGAVRELTGRASFKLYGL
- a CDS encoding recombinase family protein, with product MMNALIGYARCSTDKQDLAAQKDALLKLGVAADRIYTDRGFTGTNRARPGLDQALAAVRSGDTLVVPKLDRLARSVPDARAIGDELSGRGVKLQIGGSVHDPTDPMGKLFFNILATFAEFEADLIKMRTREGMAVARAKGKLRGKKPKLSDRQQKELRRMYDTGDYSISDLAEVFSISRPTVYRTLMRHASANGVRDQAQC